The Sparus aurata chromosome 15, fSpaAur1.1, whole genome shotgun sequence genomic interval CCCCGAGCACACAAGACGGGAAGACTCGAAGTTCTTCGGCTCCCAGGGGCCTCCACAGGCATCTGGTTGTATGACCATTCCGTCACTCCAAAACACCATGACAGCAAAAGAAAGGGACATGGGGACAAGAGCCTATGCAGTTTACATGCAGTTCCTTTGGACAGCAGAAGGGGCAGGGACGAAGGGGGGCTATTAAGATTTTACAGATaaattacacaaagaaaaaaggcaaattaTTTATATACGAAATCTGTACAAGGCCTTCACTTCGCCGTCATCATTTGTACGAACTCTGCAGtgaagagagggggggaggggaaaaaaaaaaaaaaaacctcagtgACTCAGTATAGGATGAATGACCCAAGCAACTTacttaaatatgtgttttttttttattaaagtaaaatataatGTCTACCAACCTTCATAGTTGACCTGTCCATCTCCATCAAtgtctgcttctctgatcaTTTCGTCCACCTCCTCATCAGTCAGCTTCTCCCCAAGGTTTGTCATCACATGGCGCAGCTCAGCAGCACTGATGTATCCATTGCCATcctgaaaaaagaaattagTCAGTAAACTGATTGCTggacatgcatgtgtgtgcttgtgggAGCGCAGACAGAATGTACCTTGTCAAAGACACGGAATGCTTCTCTGATCTCCTCCTCACTGTCTGTGTCCTTCATCTTCCTGGCCATCATGGTCAGGAACTCTGGGAAGTCTATCGTTCCATTTCCTGAAGACAAAACAGACATGGATGAAGTATTTCAAGCCAGCATGTTAACAGAATGTGTATTGTTAGCAGGTTTAAAAGCCAGATTGAGTTCTCACCATCAGCATCCACTTCATTGATCATGTCCTGCAGCTCCGCCTCTGTGGGGTTCTGGCCCAGAGAGCGCATGACTGTGCCCAGCTCTTTGGTGGTGATGGTGCCATCTCCATCCTTGTCAAAGAGCGAAAATGCCTCCTTGAACTCTGATTGGGGGGAAAGAAGTGGGCGAGCTTCTTTAGTAAAGCAGAGATGTCACGCATATAACTAGATATTCacagcagatttaaaaaaaaaaaaaaaaaaaaaaaaaaaaaaaaacaccagaggGCTAACATCTCAGTCCAAATAAATGCTTTCAGTTCACCTTGCATTGCAAACTCATCTTACCCTTCAGTCTGCCAATCACATTGACCCAAACCCTGAATTAGCTCAAGACTTAAAAGGGCATTACATCACTCATGTTTCAGTTATAAACTAGCTTCAGCACACTGGTGAGCCCTTCTGTTTTGAGTTCCAACTGCGGCCGTTTTTGGCTAAACAAGGACAACTACCACCATCAGAACAAGCAGCAGGGCAGTCAGCCTACATCAACAGCAAATGACATCCTGCATGGTTCGGTGGTGCTGTGAGGGATGTGGAACGATGACACACTCATCAAGTGTGATGAGGCCAATGGGCAATGTGAAGTGGCATAGAGCAGCTTGTCAGAGTCATAAAAACTACAACCTGCCCTGCCATTTGCCAGGTCAGACACACAGGGCAACACCCTTTTAGTTATGTGGAAAGGCCTGCTGTCTGCATCCACTGCAGGAAATGTTTGGGGGATCCAACTCTTCCAGTACATGCTACTGAATCCACACATTACTGCAGTCGCTTAAAGCAACATAACGCACTAGTGCATGGTCATATCTTGCCATTTGCATTcactgaaaaacattaaaagcagtAAGGGTACAATCAGCATACTGTAAAACCTTGAGATTTAAGTCAACAGAAGCTCAAGATATTCTCAGGGACTCTACCACAAAGTACACATTTTAGACATAGACTGCATACATTACAGCAAATGTCCCTTTGCACACACTGGCAATAACACCTTGAAACACTCCTTTAAGATTTAGATTAACATCCAAGTCCCATCTTGGAATTCAAGTATACTAAGCCCCAGCGAGTACTGCAATTGTTCTTTAAGCATTCTATCTGATGAGAACACACCCAGGTCAAAGGACACATCATGCACAGCATGTGAAAGGTGATTGccaacaccacagcagaacacacagCCCTTCCAGATTACATCATTTATTACATGGCAACCATGAAAATGCAAAGTTTTCCATCAGGGAGTCCTTCTGCACTCAAGAGCCAGCCTGCAACAGCAGTTTCATTCATTCCCGTTTTATGACCTGCAGGCTGCCCTGAGGAATGCCTTAAAAGGCAAAAGTATAAATCCACTGCAAGCGATGCCAGGATCCATAAGGCAGGTCACTTTGCAGAATAGGAGGAAAGAAGTAGATCAATGCAGCGATGTCTTACCGGCAATCTGCTCTTCTGTAAGTTGATCagcctgaaaaataaaaagatgaagcCATTACTAGCATGCCAAAGATCAACACTTTATGAAATTTGCTGTTCCACCTTGGATCAACACCTGAATACTGAAATGGGGGAACTCAAGGGAGGGCCGCCCATTTAtataaaatgctgcaaacacatTTCCCTACAGCTGCCAAATACTGTGGCGGTTACAATAACCACCACAGGCGCTGTCCAGTTATACAAAACGGACGTTTTCGTGCTGTTGTGACaatctttttaaataacttgGGAGAAAGCACAATACGGAAATAATAAGACTGAACGTGCCCATTAAACGTTAGCTCTGCCTCCGTTTGAATTTTCGATGACGACAACTTTGCCACAGACAATGAATGACTTACAATTTGGCGGTAAATGTTAGCTAGGACGGcgctaaagttagctagctaccGTTACGTGCCGGCTCACACTTAACATTAAAAGCATTAGTCAAACTCTAGCGTGGCACACTTTGAGAATTGCTGTCTGATACAACAGTCGTTACTTTTACCTTAATAATTAACGTTACTTCCCAGTCGGCGCCCATCACTACGGGGCAAAATCATTTCGTCCATCATCACAGTGTAACGTTAGCGAACCCCGACATAAGCTAGCTGAATGCAGCTGGGCTTGCATAAGAGCACCATTATCCAGGAAACCGGCGACGGTAAACTTCCTCAGCTGTAAGGATAACTAACGTTGCGATGCTAATCAGATGAGTGATACTGCATTTATTCTGACTAACGCAGGTTTAGCTTACGCTACATTTGTCTAACTGGCATTACCTAGCAATTAGCAAGCTGTCATTTATTCGGCGAGCACTGCGGCTGTAAGAGCACACCGTCAACGGTGGCTGCAGCTTAGCCACACGAGTGACGTTACGTCTTATCGATATTAATTTCGCACATTTAGAAAGAAATATTAACCGCTGAGCCACTGCCAACCGATTCTGAGAGAGAGCGATGTTAAAAACCCTCGTTTCCTTACCATTTGGATGAAGATGTAGCGGCCCGTTCAAGAGAAAATCCGTAACAAACCAATGCCAACACGATGCCTGGGCGGACTGACAATCTCTATGAACACACTGAGAAAGAGGCAACTGGACTCGCCTTTAACGGCTATCCTAAACTCCTCCTCTTTTTAAGATCAATCCGCTAACTTCCCTTTTCGTCAGTTACTAAAATAATCTAAAACGCCTTTATATGAATGATTAACCACGCATGAAAATCGAGAGAGATCTGTTTTGTGCGTCTATGTCGATTGTGGAGATTCTAATGTCGATATTACAAATTATATTGCGCATATCTGACGGTCTATATAAGGGCGTATGAATACTTTCTGCTACTGTGTGATGGGGCACAAGACGTAGCAGAAAGAAATCGCGCTCTCTGATTGGTGTGTTTGTACCTGCAATGCGTCACTCCCATGGTCTGCGCTGCCGCTGCATCTTGTCTATAGACATCCCAGTCAGTGCCACAGGCAGAGCAGACAAGCTTGTTGCATAGTGTATATACATATGGGCAACATCTTTAGGGAGATCCACTAAGATAGTTTTGATAAGTAATTAGCTACCAGGAGCACAGTTTCGTACTTGTAACTGGAGTCTCACTGACCCAGTTTTCGCTCACATGAGTTCCTGTATTTCCTGTTGCtgcagtttttctttcatttcatttcatttcttcatTGTCATTAACATATTAACACCCGTACTTCTCTAAAACTGCTGTCACAAGGTTACCACAGGCTGTCATGGAGTTCAGTTCAGCTCTTGAGTAAAGTTGCTCCTGTCTGTTGTGCAAGTCTTCATAACAGCAATTTTTATGCATAATGAGATGCAGTGTCGGGGCTTAAGTGTGTAATAGTTTTGTAATAGGCATtagtttgtgcatgtgtgtgtgactgtttttgTGTGCGCGCTTAGATGTGTGTCTGGGTCTGTGGCAGGCGTCGCTGTCAGATGACTGTGGATTCTCAGGTCTAATTGTGCTGCTGGTGTGGATGGGAGTATCTGATAGCCTGATTGCTTATGCCTGACTGCTCCCCTGTCTCCCAGTGGCCACCTGTCTCTGGCCTGATCCCACGGGAGATGCTGTGGAGGAGGGTGGACAGGGGACGTGCAAGgagcaggatttggagaatcagTCAGAGAATGTACTAGAATCTCCATGTCCCATAACAGCCCCCCCTTCCTCCCAATTCTACTGCCTCTCTTATTATTAGACACGGATGTCACACCATAAGTAGAGAGCAGGGATTGTGCAAAGCCCAATATCTCACATGTAGATGTAAGAAATGAGGATCCAAAGTGGTTCCCACTTCCATCTGCACTGTTTGCAGAGGTGATGCTGCCTGTGCCATGTGATCTGCTGAGCAGCTTTAGAATCAGCCAGGCTTTTTTCCCAACCTACCTAATCTGGAGCACATTGGAttcttttcatttaaatctgtttttctgcGACAGGGTTTTTGTCACTGTGCAGATTATGTAATTCCAAAGGTGACGGCACAAAGGCCTGTCACAGGAACTAGATAAGCTGGAGCATGTGTGAATGACTGTACGTTGAGGTGTATGGATTTGCCTTTTGCCTCTTTGAAAACACTCATATGAATGCCACAAACTTAACCGCACTTCATGAGACTGGTGTCTCATAACGTTCAGGCACAGTGAgataaatctatctatctatctatctatctatctatctatctatctatctatctatctatctatctatctatctatctatctattctgGAACATCCATGGTAAATAGCTCCAATAAAGCTGTTATTTACACAATGAGACAATGGTTTACGGTTGGGtcataaatatttcaaaatcaGAGTAGCGCTCCACTTTGCCCTCCTGCCCAATTTATATAGCCGCACTTTATCCAATCTGCAGATTCAGCTGTTTGGGTGGTTGATGACATGCCCTTCAATGATCCCCACGTCTCTGAGGACCTGCTCCAGGGCAAAGGTGATTTTAGGTTGGATGTTAATATGGATGGGGAATATTGGAGCCCAGGAGACATGACTTAATGGTCTATAAAACCTGAAACCAATCTCCATGATGGAAGCCGAAGAAGGCCTAACTCATGGAGAACAATACAGTATGTGTTACAGTGTTGATTTTGCATTATGGATGTTGGGTGTTATGTTAACTCTGTTGTATTATTATATGCTTAGATTGACCCAAGCACATACGCACCATGCTCAAACCACTGCCAGTCCTATTATGTTTCACCTGCTCTTATCAGCTCTGTGAATATGTAACCACCTCACATAATGACTCCTTATCGGACACAGCCCAACCTGAACCATTTTTATAAAACTGCAGCTTTCATTTCTATACCCagggggtcaaaggtcactttaGTTCAGCAGAGGCAGGGCGGAAGGCGCCCCTCCGTCTTCATTAATGTCACCTCCCAATGGCCTGTAACATCACTCCTGCTGATAGCAGTTAGCATTGTTCCCTTTGCAGAAGAATCTACCATGTGGGTCAGTTCAATTTTTGGCAATGGGGTCGGGTTGGCACACGGCACGTGAGATATAGAACGTGGAAGTGTGGTGTGGAGGGGTGTTCTTGCACAATCacgctctgaaaaaaaaagaacagcttTCATTAAAAATGCTTAAAGTAAAATGCGAAACATGTGTAGCCTCGTCTCATGTGAGGACTTTGAGGGATGGTGACAAATATGAGAAGATGTTTACCTGTGTAACAGAAAGACGCGGACACCATTATTAATGAATGAGGCTTTGTAATGCACCTGCTGGTTCCGTGCCAAGGGAGCGGATCGCCTTTCATGGGAGAGAATGGCAGTTGTTTGTGCGTCATGGATGTCAAGCAACTATTGGTGAAAAGACCTTTACATTGTCTGTCTGCATCTGTTTGCTTTTGGCTGAGCatccatatgtgtgtgtttgtgtatgtgagaTAATCCTATATGCCTCCGTGGAGATGCTTCTATACACATGCACTGATGGTAAATACAACAGGGTAGTGCGCATGTATTTTTTATGACCTCCAGGCAATTTTGGCCACATCTGAGAAGAATTTCTGATGAGCTGAAATGTTTCCCAGCATATGCTGGCCAAAGGTTGTGGCCAGTCAATGGGCAAAGTTGTCAGCCTGCAGCAAACCACTCCTTGTAATCATCAGTGGGTTTACAGCCGTGCAATAAGGGCATTAGCAGTATAAGGTCCAACAACAGGCTAGCTGCACATGAGCCAATCCCATCGACATTCTGGCCTACCTGTTACTGAGAAATGACATGTTTCCCAAAATTACATCATGAGGCAGAAATGATTAATGGCCTCAAATCGGATAAGCGGATTTGGTCGGGCCTGCTATTCCCTGCCTATTTCAATCATGTTGTGATGAAATGGATATAGTGTTAAGCATGCACTTAGGTCTCTATCCCACTAACGTGCTTCTGTTTGTTGGGCCTGGCTCTAGATCATCAAGCGTCTCCCAAACCTGCAcatgtcagttgttttatttgagGGGATCTGAGGGACAAAACCACTTACTGGCTGTCAAATAGAATCCCTGCTGTTGATCTTCGCTCTCTCACTTCTCATTtccctcctgtcctctctctctctctcacactctctctctctctctctctctctctttctctctctctctctctctctctctctctgttctctgacCATATCTAACTCTGTcactctcccttcctccctctttcgCTCACTGGCTTGCCTCCAGGTTGTCTGCTGCAGTCAGTGTGGAGCTGGAGTTCAAACACTGCAGACTTCAGCAGCACATGAAACAGTGCTACTTGGAACCTTCCCGAAGTGTGGCACTACAAAAGCTCGCTCGCCAAGGTGATTTCATCCTTGGCGGCTGCCGTTCACTGTTAGCTGTTTCTTTGTGTCATAACAGGTGTCAGGGAACTCTACTCcttgtggattttttttattcctttcagAAATGTCCTCTACAAATTCTGTATGTTGTGTTGTGACTCAATCTCAGTCTACCTTCTCAATCAATCCTGTAGAAAGTGACACCAGGGGAATGGAAAGGCACTGCAGAGGTTATGCAGGGgtagtgtgtgtgcacaagtaTTTAAGTGCGCAACCACAATAAGGAAGTGACAGGGCAGAGTGTTTTAGCAGCGCCCCGTCCTTGACCCGGGCTGTAGCGTAGGCCAGGTCTGTCTCTGCAGTGGCAGGGACCTGCAGGGCTGCCTCACTCCGCGCCCCCCTTCAGATGATCTCATTCTGCAGGGGGGCATCTAGCTCCACCACATGCTGTGGCCACGTCCAGACGAAGGCTGCAGAGCAGGTGTCTAGTCatctgtcattgtgtgtgtgtatgtgtgactgtgtgtgactgtgtgtgactgtgcgtGTGTTCGGGGTGGTGAGAGTGCTGCGTTTCTGCTTAAACCTTCCTCACAAACAAATGGGATTGATCAGACTTGCGTGGAAGACTCAGCTATGACACCTGGTGGCTGGGGGAGAAATTGCAGGGAGCAGTAAAACACTAGAACAGTAATTACTCTGAGTACATTTAGTaaagtacttaagtacaattttcaaatacttgtactttacttgtgTATGTCTGTTTTATGCTACTTTACACTTCTACTCTATCACATGTATCCATTGCAGGTGCAAAAAAGATACATGTTGTATGACATAATGCAGTTCCATGGATTAAACCATGCAACAGCATATCAAGTAGTTAAAATAAGCCTCGTCTCTACAAgctacaacattaaaatgttgattaCATGTTAATGCATTAGTAATAATCCAGTTTGAAAGGGGCCATTCGGTATAGTGGGTCCCTTTGTACTTACAGTACATTCTATTGGTAATATTTGTGAGGTACATTTTGAATGTGAGACTTTTTTgaacatacatttacatgtgGTATTGCTTATTTTACTcgtaaaaaaaaggaaagtaaagAATCTGAATACTTCATACCCCACTGGAAATGTTACCATTTTCATGTTGAAAACACTTATTATTTTAGAGGATATGATTCATCATCACAGATTGTAATACCCAACAGCATGGTGGGTGAACTTATTTTAGGGGTCCTAGGACAAAGTTTTGTTGTTGACCTCCTTTATTGTATGCACAAGACCCAGGAACTAATAGGGGTATAGTGATACATCAATCTATTTAGAAACTAATCAGTACTCCTGTCTTGAAATACTACCTGTTTTTTGTGCGTCAGTTAGTTTAAAgcagttaaataaaatatgccATATATTAGCATGTAAACTAAGTCTTAAAACAATATGTCGGGGCCCCACTACAAAACAGGACCACAAATTTAAGATAAtaacaaaatgagaaataaaaagacCCACCTTGGTTGTAAGTGGTGCAGATTCTTAAAGAAATTCCCAGTTATTTAAATTACCCACAACCAATGAACAAAGTAGTTAAAAGTTGATATCTTGACCAGCTACAATATTAAAATCCTTCTTGTTCTTCAACACATCAGTAATAAAGATCCAGTAATATAATGTATTATAATGTATAATGCAGTGGCACTCTCATGATGTTTGAAGGGCAAGGGTAGAAAATAAACAAGTCCACCAGCAATTATAAGTacaataaaaaactaaataaccTTGAACTAATAATACTTGTATACATTTGCTTATGTGTAGGTCAAATTTAGAATGTATGACTTTTACTTataatggagtatttttacaCTGCATGATTGTTACCTTTACTTAGAGGGTGGTGTACTTCCTCCACCACGATTAGATGAAAGAATAATCTCTGATTAAtaactcactcactcactgggaatggaaaaaaagagattACAATACTGTAGTAGATGTAGTGGTGTCCTTGATTTCAGAGTGTACAAGGCTTTTCccttctgcccacagaataacAACAGAAACTGGTTCTTTGGGCATGATCACTGTTAAAGATAGAGTCCTCGCACAGGACTATGAACCATGAGCAGCTTCAGCCTGACATGTATGAGCTTGCAGGAGGTCAATGtgacattcctttttttctctccagtggGAGTTGTGAAGTCAGGGTGAGGCGTAGAGAAAATCCCCGGAGTTGATAAAGACTGACTGTctcgctcaaggacacttgATACCGTTGACCAATATAAAGTTAAACCTTAAACCACAATTACATCACCCACCGATAAAGTGACGTATTTGCTAATACACCAACATCAGAGTGGCTTTGTTCTTGAAATAACACCACCACAGCACAGCCTTCCTAAAGTGGCACTTTTAATGATTTACAATATATTTACACATCTTTTTTTTGACTTACAGTGACAGTCCAGCTTTAGAAAAGAAAGCTGCCTGTTGAAACACTGAATTACTCTGCTGTGGTAAATGAACTGGGACACAATCCAGCAATCAGCAATAATTTAGAGCGTAATTCTAAAGTGAGACAAATGCTTTTAGGGGACAGTGATGCCTGCTTAAAGTGTTCGcaaaataatgacataaatTGAATCAGTGATGTCTTGGTGATTATGAGTGATACTGAACTTTTAGAGATGGATGATATACAGTGTATGACTAGACCCATATCAACCTTGATATTAAATAAGACGGTGTACAGAGGGCAGTAGCCTGACGCCAGGTATTCTGgcaaatgctaatgttgctatcAAAGAGGCTGTTGGCCTGGTATCAGCTGGAAGCCAAAGACCACTGCAGTGGTTTACTTTTCATCACCATCTCCAGCCAAGAGCTGCTCAAGTTCTGCTGGCTCAGACTAGCTGTAAACTGTTGTCCAGGCAAAAAATCTTCCAGCTCAAACTCGGCAGGCCCATCGCTCAGCAGAGAGGACTGCGAATAATTGACTTTAAAAGTTAGTTGTTACGATATAAATTAGAGTCATTCATCTTGTTGttataaaacaaatacagcagcttcaaATGTGCTTGCACTCTGTTTGAAAGCCTGTGCATTTCTGTGTGCAACTGTGTGCGCTCATTACCGCCTGTGTTAGTAACTCACACCTATGctagtacgtgtgtgtgtgtggtttcagtGTGTGCTATCTGTGGCGCTGTCTTGGCGTGATGTTGTCTATGATCCGTGGGCTGCAGTGGGTGATGTAGTGCAGGGCAGGGTCGTTGTAGTTGAAGGGCGGAGGGTTGTACTGCTCCTGGATGTGGTCTGGCAACAAGTGGGGGAGGCTGGAAGAAAGCACATAAGCCAATCAGAATGTGGGTGCACACAAGGAATCACTGTAGTTTAAAtttcaaatatgtaaataattaCTACAACTTAACTCAAGACTTTAGTAAAGCTCAAGCATAATTCCCAACAGTAATAATATACATTGAAATATTCATTTAACTGAACTTTAAGTATTAGTTGTTTAATAGAAGTTAAGTAACATTTTCTTAAGTATATCTTGAGCAAAAGATTAAGTAAGAGTATAAATCAAATATACTTGGACTTTTCTGAATACTTGTCAGGACAACCCAGGTATACCTAAATACAATTTTGTCAAGTCT includes:
- the calm2a gene encoding calmodulin 2a (phosphorylase kinase, delta); translation: MADQLTEEQIAEFKEAFSLFDKDGDGTITTKELGTVMRSLGQNPTEAELQDMINEVDADGNGTIDFPEFLTMMARKMKDTDSEEEIREAFRVFDKDGNGYISAAELRHVMTNLGEKLTDEEVDEMIREADIDGDGQVNYEEFVQMMTAK